The following coding sequences lie in one Phycicoccus duodecadis genomic window:
- a CDS encoding class I SAM-dependent methyltransferase, translated as MTTHDAPDGHRHEHGIPLRDDESVWDARYSELDRVWSGDPNHALTLEVAGMAPGRALDVGCGEGADAVWLAQQGWRVTALDPSGVALERARSAADAAGVEVDWRHGGLAGLDLPEGGFDLVSVFYPTLALEEAPAERLASLVAPGGTVVFVHHAEVDRQRALERGFDPDLLLSPPQMAEALRGREGWTVSGPESRHRSVRGGSGAHHHDDLVVRALRKP; from the coding sequence ATGACGACGCACGACGCCCCCGACGGCCACCGGCACGAGCACGGCATCCCCCTGCGCGACGACGAGAGCGTGTGGGACGCGCGCTACTCCGAGCTCGACCGCGTGTGGAGCGGCGACCCGAACCACGCCCTCACCCTGGAGGTCGCGGGGATGGCGCCCGGCCGCGCGCTCGACGTCGGCTGCGGCGAGGGGGCCGATGCCGTGTGGCTGGCGCAGCAGGGCTGGCGGGTGACGGCGCTCGACCCGTCGGGGGTGGCGCTGGAGCGGGCCCGGTCGGCCGCCGACGCGGCGGGGGTCGAGGTCGACTGGCGCCACGGCGGCCTCGCCGGGCTCGACCTGCCGGAGGGCGGCTTCGACCTGGTGTCGGTGTTCTACCCGACGCTCGCCCTCGAGGAGGCGCCGGCCGAGCGGCTGGCGTCGCTGGTGGCGCCCGGCGGCACGGTGGTCTTCGTCCACCACGCCGAGGTCGACCGGCAGCGGGCGCTCGAGCGCGGCTTCGACCCCGACCTGCTGCTCTCGCCGCCCCAGATGGCCGAGGCGCTGCGTGGACGCGAGGGCTGGACCGTCTCGGGCCCGGAGTCACGCCACCGGTCGGTGCGCGGCGGCTCCGGGGCGCACCACCACGACGACCTCGTGGTGCGGGCCCTCCGGAAGCCCTGA
- the hutH gene encoding histidine ammonia-lyase: protein MSPTPAVVPAPPAPVVVGAGPLTVDDVVAVARHGARVSLDPAAVAEVRRTREIVRGLAGDTRPHYGVSTGFGALATRHIPVDLRHRLQRSLIRSHAAGSGPEVEREVVRALMLLRVATLATGRTGIREETLRAYAGMLDAGITPVVHEYGSLGCSGDLAPLSHCALALMGEGDVHDAAGERMPAAAALAAAGLTPVELEEKEGLALVNGTDGMLGMLCLALHDLRGLLVVADVAAAMSVEGLLGTDDVFAADLQALRPQPGQATSAHNIRKVMADSPIRASHRTEECTRVQDAYSLRCAPVVAGAARDTVDHAARVAGWELASAVDNPVVTLDGRVESNGNFHGAPVAYVLDFLAIVAADVASMSERRTDRFLDVSRSNGLPPFLADDPGVDSGHMIAQYTQAAIVSELKRLAAPASVDSIPSSAMQEDHVSMGWSAARKLRRSVDGLSRVLAVEVLTAARGLQLRAPLTPAPATAAVVAALVEAGASQPGPDRFLAPEIEVAHRLVTDGTVRRVVEAVTGPLA from the coding sequence ATGAGCCCCACCCCCGCCGTCGTCCCCGCACCGCCCGCGCCCGTCGTGGTCGGCGCCGGCCCGCTCACCGTCGACGACGTGGTGGCCGTCGCCCGCCACGGCGCCCGCGTCTCTCTCGACCCCGCCGCGGTGGCCGAGGTGCGCCGCACCCGCGAGATCGTCCGCGGCCTGGCCGGCGACACCCGCCCGCACTACGGCGTCTCGACCGGGTTCGGGGCGCTGGCCACCCGGCACATCCCCGTCGACCTGCGGCACCGGCTGCAGCGCTCGCTGATCCGCTCGCACGCGGCCGGCTCGGGCCCCGAGGTCGAGCGCGAGGTGGTGCGGGCCCTGATGCTGCTGCGGGTCGCCACGCTCGCCACCGGGCGCACCGGCATCCGCGAGGAGACGCTGCGCGCCTACGCCGGGATGCTCGATGCCGGCATCACGCCGGTGGTGCACGAGTACGGCTCGCTCGGCTGCTCGGGTGACCTCGCGCCGCTGTCGCACTGCGCGCTGGCCCTGATGGGGGAGGGCGACGTGCACGACGCCGCCGGCGAGCGGATGCCGGCCGCCGCCGCGCTCGCTGCCGCCGGGCTGACCCCCGTCGAGCTCGAGGAGAAGGAGGGGCTGGCGCTGGTCAACGGCACCGACGGGATGCTCGGGATGCTGTGCCTCGCGCTGCACGACCTGCGCGGCCTGCTCGTGGTGGCCGACGTGGCGGCGGCGATGTCGGTCGAGGGGCTGCTCGGCACGGACGACGTGTTCGCCGCGGACCTGCAGGCCCTGCGGCCGCAGCCGGGCCAGGCGACCTCGGCCCACAACATCCGAAAAGTGATGGCCGACAGCCCGATCCGCGCGTCACACCGCACCGAGGAGTGCACCCGCGTGCAGGACGCGTACTCGCTGCGGTGCGCGCCCGTCGTCGCCGGCGCGGCCCGCGACACCGTCGACCACGCCGCCCGGGTCGCCGGCTGGGAGCTCGCGTCGGCCGTCGACAACCCGGTCGTGACGCTGGACGGCCGGGTGGAGAGCAACGGCAACTTCCACGGGGCGCCGGTCGCCTACGTGCTCGACTTCCTGGCGATCGTGGCGGCCGACGTCGCGTCGATGAGCGAGCGCCGCACCGACCGCTTCCTCGACGTCTCGCGCAGCAACGGGCTGCCGCCGTTCCTCGCCGACGACCCCGGCGTCGACAGCGGCCACATGATCGCCCAGTACACCCAGGCCGCCATCGTCTCGGAGCTGAAGCGCCTGGCCGCGCCGGCCTCGGTGGACTCCATCCCCAGCAGCGCCATGCAGGAGGACCACGTCTCGATGGGCTGGTCGGCCGCCCGCAAGCTGCGCCGCTCGGTCGACGGGCTCTCGCGGGTGCTGGCCGTCGAGGTGCTGACCGCCGCCCGCGGCCTCCAGCTGCGCGCGCCACTGACCCCGGCGCCGGCCACTGCCGCGGTGGTCGCGGCCCTGGTCGAGGCGGGTGCCTCACAGCCGGGGCCGGACCGGTTCCTCGCGCCCGAGATCGAGGTCGCCCACCGGCTCGTCACCGACGGCACGGTGCGGCGCGTCGTCGAGGCGGTCACCGGCCCCCTGGCCTGA
- a CDS encoding ABC transporter ATP-binding protein has translation MTAAPTTTSPRPTTTHGGGARGAMTVDPRDRARLAEAPVPLSRVLALFRPHRARIGVVVAMIVVTSVVGLAQPFLVREVVDVAIPQRDVRLLLLVVGAMVAIAAVTQLLGVVQTWLSTQVGQQVMHGLRTRVFGHLQRQSLGFFTRTRGGEMQSRLVNDVGGMQGVVTSTATSIASNVTTAAATAAAMVALSWRLSLLSLLVVPPALWLTRRVALLRREVTTQQQRRLADLNAQIEEGLSVSGVRLAKTLGTSARSAQRFAETSEELVGLELRSQLAGRWRMATMQIVFAVIPALVYLAAGLPATSGSMTIGTLVAFTALQGAIFRPLMGLLNVTAQWVASMALFSRVFEYLDLVPDVAAPEHPVPLDPTRVAGHVRVEGVTVRYPGSDRDAVAGVTLDVPAGSTLAIVGPTGSGKSTVAALLARLLDPGTGRVSIDGVDVRDLDLDVLAAVVGTVSQESYLVHASVRDNLLLARPEATEAELWRALAAAQVADLVASLPEGLETVVGARGHRFSGGEQQRLAVARTILRDPPMLVLDEATSALDTATERALQGALDELARGRTTVTVAHRLSTVRRADRIAVLHEGRLVEAGTHDELLALGGRYAGLVAAAEDVPSRV, from the coding sequence ATGACAGCGGCCCCGACCACGACCTCCCCCCGTCCGACCACCACCCACGGCGGCGGCGCCCGCGGCGCCATGACCGTCGACCCCCGCGACCGGGCCCGCCTGGCCGAGGCGCCGGTCCCCCTCTCGCGCGTCCTCGCGCTCTTCCGTCCCCACCGCGCCCGCATCGGCGTCGTGGTGGCGATGATCGTCGTCACCAGCGTCGTCGGCCTCGCCCAGCCCTTCCTCGTCCGCGAGGTCGTCGACGTCGCCATCCCGCAGCGCGACGTGCGCCTGCTCCTCCTCGTCGTCGGCGCGATGGTCGCCATCGCCGCCGTCACCCAGCTCCTCGGCGTCGTACAGACCTGGCTCTCGACCCAGGTCGGGCAGCAGGTCATGCACGGTCTGCGCACGCGCGTCTTCGGCCACCTCCAGCGCCAGTCGCTCGGCTTCTTCACCCGCACCCGCGGCGGCGAAATGCAGTCGCGCCTGGTCAACGACGTGGGCGGGATGCAGGGCGTGGTCACCTCCACCGCCACGTCCATCGCATCGAACGTCACCACGGCCGCCGCCACCGCCGCCGCCATGGTGGCCCTCTCGTGGCGCCTGTCGCTGCTCTCCCTGCTGGTCGTCCCGCCGGCGCTGTGGCTGACCCGCCGGGTCGCCCTCCTGCGCCGTGAGGTCACCACCCAGCAGCAGCGCCGCCTGGCCGACCTCAACGCCCAGATCGAGGAGGGCCTCTCGGTCAGCGGCGTCCGCCTCGCCAAGACCCTCGGCACCTCGGCCCGCTCGGCCCAGCGCTTCGCCGAGACCTCCGAGGAGCTCGTAGGTCTCGAGCTGCGCTCTCAGCTGGCCGGCCGCTGGCGGATGGCGACGATGCAGATCGTCTTCGCGGTCATCCCGGCCCTGGTCTACCTGGCCGCGGGCCTGCCGGCCACCTCCGGCAGCATGACCATCGGCACCCTGGTCGCGTTCACCGCGCTGCAGGGCGCGATCTTCCGTCCGCTCATGGGGCTGCTCAACGTCACGGCCCAGTGGGTGGCCTCGATGGCCCTGTTCTCGCGGGTCTTCGAGTACCTCGACCTCGTCCCCGACGTCGCCGCGCCCGAGCACCCGGTGCCGCTCGACCCCACCCGGGTCGCCGGCCACGTGCGGGTCGAGGGTGTCACCGTCCGCTACCCCGGCAGCGACCGCGACGCCGTCGCGGGCGTGACGCTCGACGTGCCGGCCGGCTCCACGCTGGCCATCGTCGGCCCCACCGGCTCGGGCAAGTCGACCGTGGCCGCCCTGCTGGCCCGCCTGCTCGACCCCGGCACCGGGCGGGTGAGCATCGACGGCGTCGACGTGCGCGACCTCGACCTCGACGTGCTGGCCGCGGTGGTCGGCACCGTGTCGCAGGAGAGCTACCTGGTGCACGCCTCGGTGCGCGACAACCTGCTGCTGGCCCGGCCCGAGGCCACCGAGGCCGAGCTCTGGCGGGCGCTGGCCGCGGCCCAGGTCGCCGACCTGGTCGCCTCCCTCCCCGAGGGGCTCGAGACCGTGGTGGGGGCCCGGGGCCACCGGTTCAGCGGCGGCGAGCAGCAACGGCTGGCGGTGGCGCGCACCATCCTGCGCGACCCGCCGATGCTGGTCCTCGATGAGGCGACCTCGGCCCTCGACACCGCCACCGAGCGGGCCCTCCAGGGGGCTCTCGACGAGCTGGCCCGCGGCCGCACCACGGTCACCGTCGCCCACCGGCTCTCGACCGTGCGCCGGGCGGACCGGATCGCCGTCCTGCATGAGGGGCGCCTGGTCGAGGCCGGCACCCACGACGAGCTGCTCGCGCTCGGGGGGCGCTATGCCGGCCTCGTCGCCGCCGCCGAGGACGTGCCGTCTCGGGTGTGA
- a CDS encoding MarR family winged helix-turn-helix transcriptional regulator, translating into MLPHRDDTPADLDLGDLVMRVARDLRRSGMAAFEPYDLAPHHVRALRVVAHQGTMRLGELAQHLRVAPRSVTDVVDALESRGLARRSPDPDDRRAQVVELTDDARALVGRIDEARRAGAEAYFARLPAGERETLRRILLRLDADA; encoded by the coding sequence GTGCTGCCCCACCGCGACGACACCCCCGCCGACCTCGACCTCGGCGACCTCGTGATGCGGGTGGCCCGCGACCTGCGCCGCAGCGGGATGGCGGCCTTCGAGCCCTACGACCTCGCGCCCCACCACGTGCGGGCGCTGCGGGTGGTGGCGCACCAGGGCACGATGCGGCTGGGCGAGCTGGCCCAGCACCTGCGGGTCGCCCCGCGATCGGTCACCGACGTCGTCGACGCCCTCGAGAGCCGCGGCCTGGCCCGGCGCTCCCCCGACCCCGACGACCGCCGGGCCCAGGTGGTCGAGCTCACCGACGACGCGCGGGCCCTGGTCGGCCGCATCGACGAGGCCCGCCGCGCCGGCGCCGAGGCGTACTTCGCGCGGCTGCCGGCCGGTGAGCGCGAGACGCTGCGCCGGATCCTGCTGCGCCTCGACGCCGACGCCTGA
- the rraA gene encoding ribonuclease E activity regulator RraA produces the protein MSGSPGPVAPVAVATADLYDEHGDALQSVSLPLRHYGGRTQFTGVVSTVHCHRDNALVKAALAEPGEGRVLVVDGGGSLESALLGDLIAASAVERGWAGVVLHGAVRDVLALGALPLGVLALGSNPRKSAKEGVGERDVAVSFGGVEFVPGATLWADEDGVLVTRG, from the coding sequence ATGAGCGGGTCGCCGGGCCCGGTCGCGCCGGTGGCGGTCGCGACCGCCGACCTCTACGACGAGCACGGCGACGCGCTCCAGTCGGTGTCCCTGCCGCTGCGCCATTACGGCGGCCGGACGCAGTTCACCGGGGTCGTGAGCACGGTGCACTGCCACCGCGACAACGCCCTGGTCAAGGCGGCGCTGGCCGAGCCCGGGGAGGGGCGGGTGCTGGTCGTCGACGGCGGCGGCTCGCTGGAGTCGGCGCTGTTGGGCGACCTCATCGCCGCCTCGGCCGTCGAGCGCGGCTGGGCGGGGGTCGTCCTCCACGGCGCGGTGCGCGACGTGCTGGCCCTCGGCGCGCTGCCGCTCGGGGTGCTGGCGCTGGGCTCGAACCCGCGCAAGTCGGCCAAGGAGGGCGTGGGGGAACGTGACGTGGCGGTGTCGTTCGGCGGGGTCGAGTTCGTGCCCGGCGCCACCCTCTGGGCCGACGAGGACGGGGTGCTGGTCACCCGCGGCTGA
- a CDS encoding universal stress protein yields the protein MTVLVGYVPSPLGEAALAAGVEEARRRGERLVVLNMSRDDVLVDARRAPADDLARVQRDVADLGVDAEVVQVEEGGDPAAAIVAAASERSASVLVIGLRHRSAVGKLILGSVAQRVLLDAPCPVLAVKAAAR from the coding sequence ATGACCGTGCTCGTGGGCTACGTGCCCAGCCCGCTCGGTGAGGCGGCGCTGGCCGCCGGCGTCGAGGAGGCCCGACGCCGGGGCGAACGGCTGGTGGTGCTCAACATGTCGCGCGACGACGTGCTGGTCGACGCCCGCCGCGCCCCGGCCGACGACCTGGCGCGGGTGCAGCGCGACGTCGCCGACCTGGGGGTCGACGCCGAGGTGGTGCAGGTCGAGGAGGGCGGTGACCCCGCCGCCGCGATCGTGGCCGCCGCCTCCGAGCGGTCGGCGTCGGTCCTGGTCATCGGCCTGCGCCACCGCTCGGCGGTGGGCAAGCTCATCCTCGGGTCGGTCGCGCAGCGGGTGCTGCTCGACGCCCCGTGCCCGGTGCTCGCGGTGAAGGCGGCGGCGCGATGA
- a CDS encoding tripartite tricarboxylate transporter permease, whose amino-acid sequence MDNLNALLGGFADVITPMNLLIALLGVTVGTAVGVLPGIGPAMTVALLLPVTYGLPVEQSLILFGGIFYGGMYGGSTTSILLNTPGESSSVVTALEGNKMAKSGRAAQARATSAIGSFVAGTIATALLVFVMPEVASFAVTLGAPEFLAIILVAFVGTSMILGSSRVRGFAALLVGLALGLVGTDFVTGQQRLTFGSPFLADNIDVVVIAVGIFAVGEALWVAAHLRRKAGTVIPVGRPWMSKEDWGRSWKPWLRGTALGFPFGAIPAGGAEIPTFLSYLTERRLTKHPEEFGHGAIEGVAGPEAANNASAAGTMVPLLALGLPTNATAAIIIAAITSYGIEPGPLLLVKQPDLVWMLIASLFIGNVLLLVLNLPLAPAWAKLLRIPRPYLYAGILFFASMGAYAVNAQPFDLFLLLVLGGIGFAMRRFGVPVLPLIVGAILGPLVERKARQALQLTGGDASGLVGGPVAWVCYAFIAVVLLWPLFARLLRRGSGGDDDHRGGGDGDRPSPAAAEDSRPVASEGATR is encoded by the coding sequence ATGGACAACCTCAACGCCCTGCTCGGCGGGTTCGCCGACGTCATCACCCCGATGAACCTGCTCATCGCCCTGCTCGGGGTCACGGTCGGGACCGCGGTCGGCGTCCTGCCGGGCATCGGCCCGGCGATGACCGTCGCGCTGCTGCTGCCGGTCACCTACGGGCTGCCCGTCGAGCAGTCGCTCATCCTGTTCGGCGGCATCTTCTACGGCGGGATGTACGGCGGCTCGACGACCTCGATCCTGCTCAACACGCCCGGCGAGTCCTCGTCGGTCGTCACCGCCCTCGAGGGCAACAAGATGGCCAAGTCGGGGCGGGCCGCCCAGGCGCGCGCGACGTCGGCCATCGGCTCGTTCGTCGCCGGCACCATCGCGACCGCGCTCCTGGTGTTCGTGATGCCCGAGGTCGCGTCGTTCGCGGTCACCCTCGGGGCGCCCGAGTTCCTCGCGATCATCCTCGTCGCCTTCGTCGGGACGTCGATGATCCTCGGGTCCTCGCGGGTCCGGGGCTTCGCCGCCCTGCTCGTCGGGCTCGCGCTCGGGCTGGTCGGCACCGACTTCGTCACGGGCCAGCAGCGGCTGACCTTCGGGTCGCCGTTCCTGGCCGACAACATCGACGTCGTCGTCATCGCGGTCGGCATCTTCGCGGTCGGGGAGGCCCTGTGGGTCGCCGCGCACCTGCGCCGCAAGGCGGGGACGGTCATCCCCGTCGGCCGCCCGTGGATGTCGAAGGAGGACTGGGGCCGCTCGTGGAAGCCCTGGCTGCGGGGCACGGCCCTCGGCTTCCCGTTCGGGGCGATCCCGGCGGGCGGGGCCGAGATCCCGACCTTCCTCAGCTACCTCACCGAGCGCAGGCTGACCAAGCATCCCGAGGAGTTCGGCCACGGCGCCATCGAGGGCGTCGCCGGCCCGGAGGCGGCCAACAACGCCTCGGCGGCCGGGACGATGGTGCCGCTGCTCGCACTCGGCCTCCCGACCAACGCGACCGCGGCCATCATCATCGCCGCGATCACGTCCTACGGCATCGAGCCCGGCCCGCTGCTGCTCGTCAAGCAGCCGGACCTGGTGTGGATGCTCATCGCGAGCCTGTTCATCGGCAACGTCCTGCTCCTGGTGCTGAACCTGCCCCTCGCGCCGGCGTGGGCCAAGCTGCTGCGCATCCCGCGGCCCTACCTCTACGCGGGCATCCTCTTCTTCGCGTCGATGGGCGCGTACGCGGTCAACGCGCAGCCGTTCGACCTGTTCCTGCTCCTGGTGCTCGGCGGGATCGGGTTCGCGATGCGGCGGTTCGGGGTCCCGGTCCTGCCGCTCATCGTGGGGGCGATCCTCGGGCCGCTGGTCGAGCGCAAGGCCCGCCAGGCGTTGCAGCTCACCGGCGGCGACGCCTCCGGGCTGGTCGGGGGACCCGTCGCGTGGGTCTGCTACGCGTTCATCGCCGTCGTCCTCCTGTGGCCGCTCTTCGCGCGGCTGCTGCGCCGGGGCTCCGGGGGCGACGACGACCACCGCGGCGGCGGCGACGGCGACCGGCCCTCGCCCGCCGCCGCCGAGGACAGCCGCCCCGTCGCCTCGGAAGGAGCCACCCGATGA
- a CDS encoding tripartite tricarboxylate transporter TctB family protein, protein MTTQATTVPEGSTPSGAGPLGRVRDRAQLGLCAALAVAGVVVIVDASRLGPVTSSNDPIGPKAMPFLVGGLLLLVSVLYTVDVLRGGVGEAEEGEDVELGQAADWRTVAILAGAFVLNALLIEPLGWVISGALLFALSAFALGNRHHVRGLAVGIAMSLATFYAFAIGLGVNLPAGVLQGIL, encoded by the coding sequence ATGACGACCCAGGCCACGACCGTCCCCGAGGGCAGCACGCCCTCGGGGGCGGGTCCCCTCGGCCGGGTCCGGGACCGCGCGCAGCTCGGGCTGTGCGCGGCCCTGGCCGTGGCCGGGGTCGTCGTCATCGTCGACGCGAGCCGCCTCGGCCCGGTCACGAGCAGCAACGACCCGATCGGCCCGAAGGCGATGCCCTTCCTGGTCGGCGGGCTCCTCCTCCTGGTCTCGGTCCTGTACACCGTCGACGTCCTGCGCGGCGGGGTGGGCGAGGCGGAGGAGGGCGAGGACGTCGAGCTCGGCCAGGCGGCCGACTGGAGGACCGTCGCCATCCTCGCCGGTGCCTTCGTCCTCAACGCGCTGCTCATCGAGCCGCTCGGTTGGGTCATCAGCGGCGCCCTGCTCTTCGCGCTCTCGGCCTTCGCGCTCGGCAACCGGCACCACGTCCGCGGCCTGGCCGTCGGGATCGCGATGAGCCTCGCCACCTTCTACGCCTTCGCCATCGGGCTCGGGGTCAACCTGCCCGCCGGCGTCCTCCAGGGGATCCTCTGA